One Polynucleobacter sp. MG-5-Ahmo-C2 genomic window carries:
- the zapD gene encoding cell division protein ZapD — MIVYEYPFNELVRSMLRLEYLFARFNHFLRSDDPELHHNAISILFDLGDIGARGDIKSLLLKEFERQKYALNGLKSSQKVDQEALSQTLTEIDSVASGINHSTGRPNSAIAESEWLNAIRTRLNIPGGTSPIDLPSYHAWKNSPSIERRKLLENYVNPLLPWQEACQLFLRLLRQSGEAKDVLAHNGSFQQAPSGKVYQLMRITLEDDTFFSEISANKYLLSVRFLKADRDKKAQTVNADVPFKLTLCQL, encoded by the coding sequence GTGATTGTCTACGAATACCCATTTAACGAATTAGTTCGAAGCATGCTTCGACTGGAGTATTTGTTCGCCCGCTTCAATCACTTTCTTCGCTCAGACGATCCAGAGCTTCACCATAATGCAATCTCTATTTTGTTTGATCTAGGAGACATTGGCGCCAGGGGTGACATCAAATCACTATTGCTCAAAGAATTCGAGCGCCAAAAATATGCTCTCAATGGTCTCAAATCATCACAAAAAGTAGATCAAGAAGCGCTATCCCAAACTCTTACTGAAATTGACTCTGTTGCCAGCGGAATTAATCACTCCACCGGTAGGCCTAACTCAGCTATTGCCGAGAGTGAATGGTTAAATGCGATTCGCACACGCCTCAATATTCCTGGTGGAACTAGTCCAATTGATTTACCTAGTTATCACGCTTGGAAAAATAGTCCCTCAATTGAGCGGCGCAAACTTTTAGAAAATTACGTAAACCCGCTTTTGCCATGGCAAGAGGCATGCCAATTATTTTTGCGTCTATTGCGTCAATCTGGCGAAGCAAAAGATGTGCTTGCTCACAATGGTTCATTTCAGCAAGCGCCCTCCGGCAAGGTATACCAATTAATGCGAATTACATTAGAAGATGACACCTTCTTCTCAGAAATCAGCGCCAATAAATATCTGCTTTCAGTACGCTTCTTAAAGGCTGATCGGGATAAAAAAGCGCAAACTGTTAATGCGGATGTGCCATTTAAACTGACACTCTGTCAGCTCTAA